One part of the Streptomyces sp. NBC_00286 genome encodes these proteins:
- a CDS encoding antitoxin — MSMMDKIKSMLKGHPEQTSKGVDKGGDFVDERTQGKYSGQVDTAQEKLKDQFGSERQDRPPQQ, encoded by the coding sequence ATGTCCATGATGGACAAGATCAAGAGCATGCTGAAGGGCCACCCCGAGCAGACGTCCAAGGGCGTCGACAAGGGCGGCGACTTCGTGGACGAGCGGACCCAGGGAAAGTACAGCGGCCAGGTCGACACCGCCCAGGAAAAGCTCAAGGACCAGTTCGGCAGCGAGCGCCAGGACCGCCCGCCGCAGCAGTGA
- a CDS encoding ribonuclease H family protein translates to MIGRMAERVIAACDGASKGNPGPAGWAWVIADATGTPVAWEAGPLGTATNNVAELTALERLLAAVEPGVPLEIRMDSQYAMKAVTSWLPGWKRNGWKTSAGKPVANQDLVVRIDELLEGREVDFRYVPAHQVGGDPLNDFADRAASQAAFVQEPAGSEQGSPEPPPSSGGKKAAAPKKRTSGASSSRTLKAKFPGRCRCGRSYEAGATIAKNPDGWGHPECRTGA, encoded by the coding sequence ATGATCGGACGCATGGCTGAACGCGTTATCGCCGCGTGTGACGGGGCGTCGAAGGGAAACCCAGGACCCGCCGGCTGGGCCTGGGTGATCGCCGACGCGACGGGAACCCCCGTCGCGTGGGAAGCCGGACCGCTGGGCACGGCGACCAACAACGTCGCCGAACTCACCGCGCTGGAGCGGCTGTTGGCGGCCGTCGAGCCGGGCGTGCCGCTGGAGATCCGGATGGACTCGCAGTACGCGATGAAGGCGGTCACAAGCTGGCTGCCCGGCTGGAAACGCAACGGCTGGAAGACGTCGGCGGGCAAGCCGGTGGCCAACCAGGACCTCGTCGTGCGGATCGACGAGCTGCTGGAGGGCCGCGAGGTGGACTTCCGCTACGTACCCGCGCACCAGGTCGGCGGCGACCCGCTCAACGACTTCGCCGACCGCGCCGCAAGCCAGGCCGCCTTCGTCCAGGAACCCGCGGGCAGCGAACAGGGGTCACCGGAGCCGCCCCCGTCGTCCGGCGGCAAGAAGGCCGCGGCCCCTAAGAAGCGCACCTCCGGCGCCTCGTCGTCCCGCACGCTCAAGGCCAAGTTCCCGGGCCGCTGCCGCTGTGGCCGCTCCTACGAGGCCGGCGCGACGATCGCCAAGAATCCCGACGGCTGGGGCCACCCGGAGTGTCGTACGGGCGCGTAG